From Equus quagga isolate Etosha38 unplaced genomic scaffold, UCLA_HA_Equagga_1.0 HiC_scaffold_4666_RagTag, whole genome shotgun sequence, one genomic window encodes:
- the LOC124232329 gene encoding histone H3 produces MARTKQTARKSTGGKAPRKQLATKAARKSAPATGGVKKPHRYRPGTVALREIRRYQKSTELLIRKLPFQRLVREIAQDFKTDLRFQSSAVMALQEASEAYLVGLFEDTNLCAIHAKRVTIMPKDIQLARRIRGERA; encoded by the coding sequence ATGGCCCGTACTAAGCAGACCGCCCGCAAGTCGACCGGCGGCAAGGCCCCGCGGAAGCAGCTGGCCACCAAGGCGGCCCGCAAGAGCGCGCCGGCCACGGGCGGCGTGAAGAAGCCGCACCGCTACCGGCCGGGCACCGTGGCCCTGCGGGAGATCCGGCGCTACCAGAAGTCCACCGAGCTGCTGATCCGCAAGCTGCCGTTCCAGCGGCTGGTGCGCGAGATCGCGCAGGACTTCAAGACGGACCTTCGCTTCCAGAGCTCGGCCGTGATGGCGCTGCAGGAGGCGAGCGAGGCCTACCTGGTGGGGCTGTTCGAAGACACCAACCTGTGCGCCATCCACGCCAAGCGGGTGACCATCATGCCCAAGGACATCCAGTTGGCCCGCCGCATCCGCGGGGAGCGGGCTTAA